In Rosa chinensis cultivar Old Blush chromosome 1, RchiOBHm-V2, whole genome shotgun sequence, a genomic segment contains:
- the LOC112196146 gene encoding probable purine permease 11 isoform X1: MDLHADRSYSLIDSQESIPFKNETVMDPTLLIKLGRWQWWFLVAINIFFLIVGQAGAVLLGRFYYDQGGNSTWMATLVQTAAFPVLVIPLYFLPSQKEDQSTSSTSPSLLVLALIYFVLGLIIAGDNMLYSTGLLYLSASTYSIISSTQLAFNAVFSYFINSQKFSALIFNSVIILTLSVALIGVNDDSDGPAGVSTQKHIIGFICTLAASAIYSLLLSLMQLTFQKVLKKETFSVVLQMQIFTALVATCASVVGLFASGDWKTLHGEMESFGKGRVSYVMTLVWTAVSWQVCSVGVVGLIFVVSSLFSNVISTLSLAVTPIAAVIVFHDKMNGVKVIAMLMAIWGSASYIYQNYLDDAKARRAVADVSESHIA, encoded by the exons ATGGACCTCCACGCGGACAGATCCTACTCGCTCATAG ATAGCCAAGAATCCATCCCATTCAAAAATGAAACTGTGATGGACCCAACACTATTGATCAAACTTGGCCGCTGGCAATGGTGGTTTTTGGTGGCAATCAACATATTCTTCCTCATTGTGGGGCAGGCTGGTGCTGTGTTACTCGGAAGATTTTATTATGACCAGGGTGGTAATAGTACGTGGATGGCTACTCTTGTGCAAACCGCAGCTTTTCCAGTTCTTGTTATCCCACTTTATTTTCTTCCTTCGCAGAAAGAAGATCAATCAACTTCTTCAACTTCACCTTCCCTTCTAGTTCTTGCCTTGATTTACTTCGTTCTTGGACTGATCATTGCTGGTGACAACATGTTGTATTCTACTGGACTCTTGTACCTATCTGCCTCTACATACTCCATCATTTCTTCAACTCAATTAGCTTTCAATGCAGTCTTCTCATACTTCATCAATTCTCAGAAGTTCAGTGCATTGATTTTCAATTCAGTGATTATCCTGACATTGTCTGTGGCTCTTATTGGTGTGAATGATGACTCGGATGGACCTGCAGGGGTATCAACGCAGAAACATATCATTGGCTTTATCTGTACCCTTGCTGCTTCTGCAATCTACTCCCTGCTACTTTCCCTTATGCAGCTTACTTTCCAGAAGGTTCTGAAAAAGGAAACTTTCTCTGTGGTTTTGCAAATGCAAATTTTTACAGCACTTGTTGCGACTTGTGCTTCAGTTGTGGGTCTTTTTGCAAGTGGGGATTGGAAGACTTTAcatggagaaatggaaagttttggTAAGGGAAGAGTTTCGTATGTGATGACTTTGGTGTGGACAGCTGTTTCTTGGCAAGTTTGTTCTGTTGGTGTGGTGGGTTTAATTTTCGTGGTGTCTTCCCTATTCTCGAACGTAATTAGTACTCTCTCTTTGGCTGTTACTCCTATAGCTGCTGTGATAGTTTTCCATGACAAGATGAATGGTGTGAAGGTAATTGCTATGCTAATGGCTATATGGGGTTCTGCTTCTTATATTTATCAAAACTACCTTGATGATGCCAAGGCAAGAAGAGCAGTGGCTGATGTTAGTGAATCGCACATTGCGTGA
- the LOC112196146 gene encoding probable purine permease 11 isoform X2, translating to MPPLPPDSQESIPFKNETVMDPTLLIKLGRWQWWFLVAINIFFLIVGQAGAVLLGRFYYDQGGNSTWMATLVQTAAFPVLVIPLYFLPSQKEDQSTSSTSPSLLVLALIYFVLGLIIAGDNMLYSTGLLYLSASTYSIISSTQLAFNAVFSYFINSQKFSALIFNSVIILTLSVALIGVNDDSDGPAGVSTQKHIIGFICTLAASAIYSLLLSLMQLTFQKVLKKETFSVVLQMQIFTALVATCASVVGLFASGDWKTLHGEMESFGKGRVSYVMTLVWTAVSWQVCSVGVVGLIFVVSSLFSNVISTLSLAVTPIAAVIVFHDKMNGVKVIAMLMAIWGSASYIYQNYLDDAKARRAVADVSESHIA from the exons ATGCCACCACTACCGCCAG ATAGCCAAGAATCCATCCCATTCAAAAATGAAACTGTGATGGACCCAACACTATTGATCAAACTTGGCCGCTGGCAATGGTGGTTTTTGGTGGCAATCAACATATTCTTCCTCATTGTGGGGCAGGCTGGTGCTGTGTTACTCGGAAGATTTTATTATGACCAGGGTGGTAATAGTACGTGGATGGCTACTCTTGTGCAAACCGCAGCTTTTCCAGTTCTTGTTATCCCACTTTATTTTCTTCCTTCGCAGAAAGAAGATCAATCAACTTCTTCAACTTCACCTTCCCTTCTAGTTCTTGCCTTGATTTACTTCGTTCTTGGACTGATCATTGCTGGTGACAACATGTTGTATTCTACTGGACTCTTGTACCTATCTGCCTCTACATACTCCATCATTTCTTCAACTCAATTAGCTTTCAATGCAGTCTTCTCATACTTCATCAATTCTCAGAAGTTCAGTGCATTGATTTTCAATTCAGTGATTATCCTGACATTGTCTGTGGCTCTTATTGGTGTGAATGATGACTCGGATGGACCTGCAGGGGTATCAACGCAGAAACATATCATTGGCTTTATCTGTACCCTTGCTGCTTCTGCAATCTACTCCCTGCTACTTTCCCTTATGCAGCTTACTTTCCAGAAGGTTCTGAAAAAGGAAACTTTCTCTGTGGTTTTGCAAATGCAAATTTTTACAGCACTTGTTGCGACTTGTGCTTCAGTTGTGGGTCTTTTTGCAAGTGGGGATTGGAAGACTTTAcatggagaaatggaaagttttggTAAGGGAAGAGTTTCGTATGTGATGACTTTGGTGTGGACAGCTGTTTCTTGGCAAGTTTGTTCTGTTGGTGTGGTGGGTTTAATTTTCGTGGTGTCTTCCCTATTCTCGAACGTAATTAGTACTCTCTCTTTGGCTGTTACTCCTATAGCTGCTGTGATAGTTTTCCATGACAAGATGAATGGTGTGAAGGTAATTGCTATGCTAATGGCTATATGGGGTTCTGCTTCTTATATTTATCAAAACTACCTTGATGATGCCAAGGCAAGAAGAGCAGTGGCTGATGTTAGTGAATCGCACATTGCGTGA
- the LOC112196146 gene encoding probable purine permease 11 isoform X3 → MDPTLLIKLGRWQWWFLVAINIFFLIVGQAGAVLLGRFYYDQGGNSTWMATLVQTAAFPVLVIPLYFLPSQKEDQSTSSTSPSLLVLALIYFVLGLIIAGDNMLYSTGLLYLSASTYSIISSTQLAFNAVFSYFINSQKFSALIFNSVIILTLSVALIGVNDDSDGPAGVSTQKHIIGFICTLAASAIYSLLLSLMQLTFQKVLKKETFSVVLQMQIFTALVATCASVVGLFASGDWKTLHGEMESFGKGRVSYVMTLVWTAVSWQVCSVGVVGLIFVVSSLFSNVISTLSLAVTPIAAVIVFHDKMNGVKVIAMLMAIWGSASYIYQNYLDDAKARRAVADVSESHIA, encoded by the coding sequence ATGGACCCAACACTATTGATCAAACTTGGCCGCTGGCAATGGTGGTTTTTGGTGGCAATCAACATATTCTTCCTCATTGTGGGGCAGGCTGGTGCTGTGTTACTCGGAAGATTTTATTATGACCAGGGTGGTAATAGTACGTGGATGGCTACTCTTGTGCAAACCGCAGCTTTTCCAGTTCTTGTTATCCCACTTTATTTTCTTCCTTCGCAGAAAGAAGATCAATCAACTTCTTCAACTTCACCTTCCCTTCTAGTTCTTGCCTTGATTTACTTCGTTCTTGGACTGATCATTGCTGGTGACAACATGTTGTATTCTACTGGACTCTTGTACCTATCTGCCTCTACATACTCCATCATTTCTTCAACTCAATTAGCTTTCAATGCAGTCTTCTCATACTTCATCAATTCTCAGAAGTTCAGTGCATTGATTTTCAATTCAGTGATTATCCTGACATTGTCTGTGGCTCTTATTGGTGTGAATGATGACTCGGATGGACCTGCAGGGGTATCAACGCAGAAACATATCATTGGCTTTATCTGTACCCTTGCTGCTTCTGCAATCTACTCCCTGCTACTTTCCCTTATGCAGCTTACTTTCCAGAAGGTTCTGAAAAAGGAAACTTTCTCTGTGGTTTTGCAAATGCAAATTTTTACAGCACTTGTTGCGACTTGTGCTTCAGTTGTGGGTCTTTTTGCAAGTGGGGATTGGAAGACTTTAcatggagaaatggaaagttttggTAAGGGAAGAGTTTCGTATGTGATGACTTTGGTGTGGACAGCTGTTTCTTGGCAAGTTTGTTCTGTTGGTGTGGTGGGTTTAATTTTCGTGGTGTCTTCCCTATTCTCGAACGTAATTAGTACTCTCTCTTTGGCTGTTACTCCTATAGCTGCTGTGATAGTTTTCCATGACAAGATGAATGGTGTGAAGGTAATTGCTATGCTAATGGCTATATGGGGTTCTGCTTCTTATATTTATCAAAACTACCTTGATGATGCCAAGGCAAGAAGAGCAGTGGCTGATGTTAGTGAATCGCACATTGCGTGA
- the LOC112196170 gene encoding ras-related protein RABH1b translates to MAPVSALAKYKLVFLGDQSVGKTSIITRFMYDKFDNTYQATIGIDFLSKTMYLEDRTVRLQLWDTAGQERFRSLIPSYIRDSSVAVIVYDVASRQSFLNTSKWIEEVRTERGSDVIIVLVGNKTDLVDKRQVSIEEGEAKARDLNVMFIETSAKAGFNIKALFRKIAAALPGMETLSSTKQEDMVDVNLKSSNPNASQSQGQSGGCAC, encoded by the exons ATGGCTCCCGTCTCCGCTCTAGCCAAGTACAAGCTCGTCTTCCTGGGCGACCAGTCCGTCGGCAAAACCAGCATCATCACTCGCTTTATGTACGATAAGTTCGACAACACCTATCAG GCTACCATCGGCATTGATTTTCTGTCAAAGACAATGTACCTTGAAGATCGAACTGTTCGGTTGCAGCTCTG GGATACTGCTGGGCAGGAAAGATTCAGGAGTCTGATTCCAAGTTATATCCGGGATTCCTCTGTGGCTGTCATTGTATATGATGTTGCAA GCAGGCAATCATTCCTAAACACTTCCAAATGGATTGAAGAGGTTCGCACTGAGCGGGGAAGTGATGTTATCATTGTACTTGTTGGAAACAAAACAGATCTTGTAGATAAAAG GCAAGTTTCGATAGAGGAAGGAGAAGCCAAAGCTCGCGACCTAAATGTTATGTTCATTGAAACCAGTGCCAAGGCTGGCTTCAATATCAAG GCTCTCTTTCGGAAGATTGCGGCAGCCCTACCTGGAATGGAGACACTTTCTTCTACAAAGCAAGAGGATATGGTTGATGTAAACCTCAAGTCCTCCAATCCAAATGCATCACAGTCACAGGGACAGTCAGGAGGCTGTGCATGTTGA